The Rhinolophus ferrumequinum isolate MPI-CBG mRhiFer1 chromosome 21, mRhiFer1_v1.p, whole genome shotgun sequence region gccgCCCTGGGctccctcttcctgccccccTCGGAGGGTGCACCTCCCTGGGGGCTCCATCTCCTTGTCTGTCGTTTTCACGTGGGAGTCCGTGGGGCTGTCCACggggaggtggaggaagggacTGCCCAGAGCACAGCAGGTCGTGGGGCACAGGCTGAGCTGGGGTCTCCCTCCTTGGTCCCCCTGCAGACCCGGGACTGGAACGAGGAGCTGCAGACGACACGGGAACTGCCCCGCAAGAACCTGCCTGAGCGGCTGCTGCGAGAAAGAGCCATATTCAAGGTGCCCACATCCCCTGGTGCCTGACCGCCTACCCCCTGCTGGCTGGTTTTCTTCTGGACAGAAGGGAAACCCGGACGGGCTGTCAGGGTACTGCGCCCTGCAGGAGTTCAGCTAGCCGCCACCTCCTGGCAGActgcccctcctcctcttcccggCCTCTGAGACTTGGAGTCCATAGGCAGGCCTGGGACCTGCCTGCAGTGTAGGCTGAGTGGCAAGGTCGGTTCCAGGTCCCTGCCTTCCACTGACCACTATCGGGCCCTTGCCTGGGCATACATGCCCCACTGTGAGGTGATGAGTACTTTTGTTGAGATGAGAGACATAAGGAAAAAATAGTGCTttcaagaaaaaagttaaatttaaaatctgcCCTAATCTTACCGCTTAGAGATGATAAAAAGGTCTGAATGTTTTGGAGACTACctttgccaggggctgtggggtgtTTCATAGCCTTGTCCTGTCCTCTCTTGGACTCTTTAAAGGCCGATACTTGTATCATCAgtgctttatagatgagaaaatggtcCGAGAGGTGACCTGTCCAAGTTTACCCGGCACTTAATTGGTGGATCCCAAACCTGCACCAGTCCTTCCACTCCTTGTTAATCACTAAGCCCTGCCATCTGTGAGTGTAAGTGATAAGTTTTTTCATAAAAGGGGCTTCTCATGCCCTTTTCCAAATGTGAGGAAACGGCCCCCAAGGCGGCTTGCTTGCCTCCCCCATCCTGGTGAGTGCGGCCAGGCAGGACGAAGGCCAGGCAGGACGAAACCCGGGGCTGTGCTGGGCGGGGCCCCCTCACCGGCCCAACCTTGGCCCCCCAGGTGCACAGTGATTTCACAGCGGCGGCCACGCGGGGCGCCATGGCGGTCATCGACGGCAACGTGATGGCCATCAACCCCAGCGAGGAGACCAAGATGCAGATGTTCATCTGGAACAACATTTTCTTCAGCCTGGGCTTCGACGTCCGCGACCACTACAAGGATTTTGGCGGGGACGTGGCCGCCTACGTCGCGCCCGCCAACGACTTGAACGGCGTGCGCACGTACAACGCCGTGGACGTGGAGGGGCTGTACACGCTGGGCACGGTGGTGGTGGATTACCGCGGCTACCGCGTCACGGCGCAGTCCATCATCCCCGGCATCCTGGAGCGGGACCAGGAGCAGAGCGTCATCTACGGCTCCATCGACTTCGGCAAGACGGTGGTGTCGCACCCGCGGTACCTGGAGCTGCTGGAACGCACGAGCCGGCCCCTCAAGATCCTGAGGCACCGGGTGCTCAACGACCGCGACGAGGAGGTGGAGCTCTGCTCCTCCGTGGAGTGCAAGGGCATCATTGGCAACGACGGGCGGCACTACATCCTGGACCTGCTGCGCACCTTCCCCCCGGACCTCAACTTCCTGCCTGTGCCCGGCGAGCGGCTGCCGGAGGAGTGCACCCGGGCCGGCTTCCCCCGCACCCACCGCCACAAGCTCTGCTGCCTGCGCCAGGAGCTGGTGGACGCCTTTGTGGAGCACAGGTGAGGGCCGAGGCCGGCAGCACCCAGCCAGTGGGGGCTCTGGGCCTTATCCTGACGGGAGAAGCCTTGGACAGTGTCCACAGTCATTACAGACTCAGTCCCAGTCTCACGCACTGTGACGCCACGCTCCCCACAGGGACATCCAAGAGCTTTCTGTTGGTCAAAAACTAGCGAGCAGCGAGACCACGGGCTCTCGGCCAAAGCGGTGCTCTTCCCTTACGGAGCATGTGGAAATACCTGTGAGGGTGTTATTGAAAGTCCCAGTGCCAGCGGCCGGGGGGACGGCCGGGGGGTCGCTGCTGGTGGCATTTCGTGCTGAGGTGGTAGCCACGTCAGGTGTCCTACACCGTGAATAATTCTCCCTCTCACAATGCCTTTGGGGTTCCTGTCAGTCCCGAGAGCCCTGGCCTGCATGGTGAGCCATTCCCCTACCTGCACCCCAGCTGTTCTCTTCCTGTCTGGGAAGATCTGTTTTTGCTGtgacctgctgccacctggtaGGATTGCTGGGTTGGCGCGTGCATGTATGCATTGACACTTGCACGCTGGGTGGGATGTGTCCCCATGCCAGCAGGATGTCCAGCCCAACATTCATCACCCCCAGCAAGCCCAGAGCCCGGGGCCTGGCTCTGGTCCCCGCAGCCAGCAGAAAGCTTATAGGCCAGTGAAGCTGCCACACACCCCTTTCCCGTCCCCATCTCTAGGTACCTTCTCTTCATGAAGCTGGCTGCCCTGCAGCTGATGCAGCAGAAAGCCAGCAAGATAGAGAACCCAACCTCACTGGAAAATGGCAGCCTGCCCTCCTCAGAGTCCAAGCCTGAAGACCCTCTGGGATCTGAGGCGGGAAGTGAGGAGGAGGGCAGCAATGCTAGTGGCCTAGCCAGGGTGAAGGAGCTGGCAGAGACCATCGCCTCAGACGACGGGGCAGGTAGGGCTGCTATGGATGCCCGGGGCGGGGGTGGCGGGGAGCCCCAGGCCTATCTTAGTAGCTAGTGCTAGCGAGGGGTGGCTCCCGACCCAGCCCCAAGAGAGACAGGCAGATGTGTTTGCGAGGAGCTGCGGGGAGGCTCGGGGCAGCCGGGCTCTGGCGATGGCAGAGTGGGGCTACCTCCCAGCGGGCCGTGTCTCCACAGCAGACCCGCGGAGCCGGGAGGTGATCCGCAACGCATGCAAGGCAGTCGGCTCCATCAGCAGCACGGCCTTCGATGTCCGCTTCAACCCTGACATCTTCTCACCAGGCAGGTGGTGGGGCAGGGCGGGCAGCGCACCGCAGGACCACCTTGGGGCCACCCAGCTGCGTGCTGGCATCTGTTTCGCCACCTGCCCCTGCCTCCTTTTGCCTAGCTCAAGCCTCTGCTGTCCCACTCACAGGGGTTCGCTTCCCCGAGTCCTGCCAGGAGGAAGTTCGGGACCAGAAGCAGCTGCTGAAAGATGCCGCTGCCTTCCTGCTCTCCTGCCAGATCCCCGGCTTGGTGAGGGAGGGGCCACAGGGTGGGGGGCTGTTACAGGCCTTGAAACCTCATCCATCTCCGACTCCGGAGGCTTGTGGGACCTTCACGGGAGTGACTTCTTAGACCTGCTGACCTTGAAGGCAGGCGGGGCAGAGTGCTCGAGCCCATTGTGCAGAGTGGGGCTGCTGAGTGACCCAGAGAGACCAAGGGACGCATTAGGCGTAGGCTCTGCTCTGCCGTGCCCTCCATGTGGGCTGGTGGCTGGGGGTCTGGTCCTCTAAGCCCCTGCGTGACGGATAGCTGACAAAGAGGGCAGGGGGTCATCTGGAAGTAAAGTTGGGGGGTCCTGCCCTTTTCACCCTCATGGGCTTTGTACGTAGTCCCTGTGGATGGTGGGGTGCTGGCTCCCTACTAAGGCAGCCCTGTCATCAGGTGGCATGCTTATCTCAGATCTTTGGGCCGAGCCTGCTCTGCCAGCTGCCCAGGCCCCCTGTCCGACCCCTCCAATGCTCGGCACGGGCAGGGTGAAGCTTTGGCCCCTGAGTGGTCACCTCTGCTCCTGGCCTGGTCAGAGGGTAGCCTGTGCTGCCCGTTGGGTGTTTCTCAGTTCACCTGTGGGACTCCCTCGTCCCTGCTTCCCCATCAGATAGGCTTGCCAGTCACCCCTGTTTTCCTTGGTTTGTGTGGAAGGCTGAGGGACATGTTCTCACGTCCTCGTTGCTGCTTtgtctcctcccctcttccaAACTGGTAGCTGGGGTCTTCGTCCCCTGCTTCCTCATTGGGTGGGTGTCAGGATAGTGTGAGCTCCCCCGGGAAGAgcagggcaggaggaggcagagggcctgggctgggggcctgACCTGCTACAGCCCACAGGTGAAGGACTGCACAGACCACGTGGTGCTGCCCATGGATGGGGCCACACTGTCCGAGGTGATGCGCCAGCGTGGCATCAACATGCGCTACCTGGGCAAGGTGCTGGACCTGGTGCTGCGGAGCCCAGCTCGGGACCAGCTGGACCACATCTACGTGAGTGTTGCCCGGTAGGGGGGTAGGGGTTATGAGACGGTGCGACGGGCTGGAGGCCTGCGGCTGACCACGGCTTCCCTCTTTGAACCTTTGTAGAAAATTGGCATTGGAGAACTCATCACCCGCTCTGCCAAGCACATCTTCAAGACGTACTTACAGGTACCACCGCTCCCTCCCCAGTCCGGGTAGTGTGCAGTCTCAGGAAGAGCCCTGGGTTGGGGCCCGAGGGCCCTCATGACTTTGGTCCAAACCTCGCTCTCAGGGAGTCGAGCTCTCGGGCCTCTCAGCCGCCATCAGCCACTTCCTGAACTGCTTCCTGAGCTCCTACCCCAACCCTGTGGCCCACCTGCCTGCCGACGAGCTGGTCTCCAAGAAGAGGAATAGAAGGAGGAAAAACCGGCCTCCAGGAGCGGCAGATAACACTGCCTGGGCCGTCATGACCCCCCAGGAGCTCTGGAAGAACATCTGCCAGGAGGCCAAGAACTACTTTGACTTTAGCCTTGAGTGGTACGTAACACGCCAGGGGCATGGCAGGCAAGGGGGTCCTCTGACAACCCAAGGGGCCGAACAGGAGAGAAGGGATGGGAGCCGACAGTCCTGGCTGGAGGGTGAGAGTGGCCAGGAGGGTGCCTGGGCTTGGGGCGAGAGGGTGCAGCAGCTGTTGAAAAGGGCAGAGGTGGGCGCTGGGCTCTTAGTcctgcctttctcttctcccccagtGAGACCGTGGACCAGGTTGTAGAGACGTACGGTCTGCAGAAGATAACACTGCTGCGGGAGATCTCCTTGAAAACCGGAATCCAGGTGGGCAAAGTGTCCTTCCCGTGCTCCAGTGCCCACCAGGTCCACTGAGCCAGGTGGGGGCTCGCTCCTCACGTGGTGGTGGGTTGGGAGGTGCTGGCCATGTGCGCCTGGGGTGGAGGCTGCCTGTGCGTATGTGGGCGTCGGCTGTGTCCCCAGATCCTGCTGAAGGAGTACAGCTTTGACAGCCGCCACAAACCCGCCTTCACCGAGGAGGACGTGCTCAACATCTTCCCCGTGGTCAAGCACGTCAACCCCAAGGCCTCGGACGCCTTTCACTTCTTCCAGAGCGGACAGGCCAAAGTACAGCAGGGTGCGTGGCCAGGTGCGGCCTGGGGCACGGGGGGCCCCCTGGCCTGAGCCTGACCTCGCCACCTTGGGGTTGCCCTgcaggcttcctgaaggagggcTGCGAGCTCATCAATGAGGCCCTGAACCTGTTTAACAACGTGTACGGAGCCATGCACGTGGAGATCTGTGCCTGCTTGCGCCTCCTGGCCCGTCTCCACTACATTATGGGTGACTACGCCGAGGTGGGCCTTGCGCACCGTCTGGGCTATGTCAGCAGAGGCCTGGGGGCTGGCGAGCGAGGGAGCTGCAGGAAGGGGGAGTGCAGGCCTGTCCGAGCGCCTTTGGGTGCTGCTCACCAGGCAGGGCCAGTGGGACAGGGAGTCACCGGCAGAGACCAGGGGACCCCGGCAGCCGCTTGTTCTGCCTGGGCTTCCTCCCCCCATGTCCTCCACTCAATAGCTGTGTCCTTGGAGTAGCTGTGGTGACAAAGTGGGAGTGATGGCTGGGCCTCCCTTCACAGGGACGGACGCCGGGCAGGATAAAATCTGAGAATCACCGTACCTAGTACTGTGTGAGCACACTGTGAAGCTCTTAGGAGTGTCCCTGCTTGTTCTTTaaggggtgggtgtgtgtgtgtgtgtgtgtgtgtgtgtgtgtgtgtgtgtctccttgtGGCATTCACCTGCCCTGTCCGCCCCAGGGCTTCAAGAGGCTGTTTCATGGGGCAGGTACGCTTAGGCTCCCCACTCCCCTGTGGTCACAGAGACTTATATaggtgtgtttttaaaaaattattaatactttatttttagcacaattttagatttgtatatatgtatttacacagATTTTTATAGGGGGGGAGAAAAGGTTTAAgacaagctttttaaaaagatgaaacagtCTGAGTGTGGGGCAGAGACTTGCATGGTCACAACAGCTGAATTTTGACCCCTTCTTTACTGCCTTGTGCAAAGCGGAAAATAGAAAGTGCAGCCCCAGGGGACAAGGCCAAGCTGCTGCAGGGGCTTGAGGGTTCAGAGCCAGGCAGACTCCCCCGGGATGACAACCTCCCCCCTCTCCAGGCCCTGAGTAACCAGCAGAAGGCTGTGCTGATGAGTGAGCGAGTGATGGGCATCGAGCACCCCAACACCATTCAGGAATATGTGAGTGGCCGCCAGGGTCAAGGCTGCATGGGGGGGGGTGGTGCGGCCGGGCTGGCCTGACATCACTGCCCCTGCAGATGCACCTGGCCCTGTACTGTTTCGCCAGCAGCCAGCTGTCCACGGCCCTGAGCCTGCTGTACCGCGCTCGCTACCTCACACTGCTCGTGTTCGGGGAAGACCACCCTGAGATGGCGCTGCTGGACGTGAGTGCTGGGGCGGGGTGGCGGGACGAGCCCCCTTCCCGGGGGAGCGGGAGCTGACCAGGGCCCTCCCGACTGCCCCCAGAACAACATCGGGCTGGTGCTGCACGGGGTGATGGAGTATGACCTCTCACTGCGCTTCCTGGAGAATGCGCTGGCGGTCAGCACCAAGTACCATGGGCCCAAGTCCCTCAAGGTGGCCCTCAGGTGAGGCTGTGCTGGGTGAGGGGGCAGAGAGGCCCAGGGCCATGGGGATAGGGTCCCAGGAAGCCCTGGGATTGAGGGTGGGCACGGGACTCAGTGCTCTGTCCTGTCTGGCTCCTGAGGAAATCTGTCTCAACTTCCATCCCTGCTCTGAGTCTGGGCTTGTTGGTTCCCCTTGGGTAGATCGCGGAGTGGGATCTAGATTAGTCCGCATCCCCCCGTTAGCCAGggccccactgcccagccccctcACGGCCCTCTTTTGCCCCCCATGCCATGCTTCCTGCAGCCACCACCTTGTTGCCCGGGTCTATGAGAGCAAAGCCGAGTTCCGGTCAGCCCTGCAGCACGAGAAGGAAGGCTACACCATCTATAAGACCCAGGTGGGCTGCGGTGGGGACTGGGGGTGCAACTGGGCCTGTGCCTCGGGCAGCCCTGATCCCTTCCTGCCTGTGCGGCTCTCGCCCCTGTAGCTGGGCGAGGACCATGAGAAGACCAAGGAGAGCTCCGAGTACCTCAAGTGCCTGACCCAGCAGGCCGTGGCCCTGCAGCGCACCATGAACGAGATCTACCGCAACGGCTCCAGCGCCAACATCCCACCCCTCAAGGTACCTCCGGGACGGAGCTGGGGGTCCCCGCCCCAACCTACCGGTGCCTGCACAGTGGCTCATGTTCCCTGTCCCCCTCAGTTCACAGCCCCCAGCATGGCCAGTGTCTTGGAACAGCTCAACGTCATCAACGGTATCCTCTTCATTCCACTCAGGTGAGGCTCCtccacctgctccccacccccacggggAAGTTAGTTGGCCTTTAGTGTCTTTGGTTGTTAAAACATATAATCCATTGTCATAGCTCAGTGTGGGAAAGTACAGCCAGGGATGAGAAGTTGTTTGTGCATCCTTCCGGAAATACTCTGCGTAA contains the following coding sequences:
- the CLUH gene encoding clustered mitochondria protein homolog isoform X2, which gives rise to MVIKTDELPAAAPADSAREPNSQAGGKGRPGAAELPSVMLLNGDCPESLKKEEGAPEPPRENGLDEAEPGEETTGQEVIVIQDTGFSVKILAPGIEPFSLQVSPQEMVQEIHQVLMDREDTCHRTCFSLHLDGNMLDHFSELRSVEGLQEGSVLRVVEEPYTVREARIHVRHVRDLLKSLDPSDAFNGVDCNSLSFLSVFTDGDLGDSGKRKKGLEMDPIDCTPPEYILPGSRERPLCPLQPQNRDWKPLQCLKVLTMSGWNPPPGNRKMHGDLMYLFVITAEDRQVSITASTRGFYLNQSTAYHFNPKPASPRFLSHSLVELLNQISPTFKKNFAVLQKKRVQRHPFERIATPFQVYSWTAPQAEHAMDCVRAEDAYTSRLGYEEHIPGQTRDWNEELQTTRELPRKNLPERLLRERAIFKVHSDFTAAATRGAMAVIDGNVMAINPSEETKMQMFIWNNIFFSLGFDVRDHYKDFGGDVAAYVAPANDLNGVRTYNAVDVEGLYTLGTVVVDYRGYRVTAQSIIPGILERDQEQSVIYGSIDFGKTVVSHPRYLELLERTSRPLKILRHRVLNDRDEEVELCSSVECKGIIGNDGRHYILDLLRTFPPDLNFLPVPGERLPEECTRAGFPRTHRHKLCCLRQELVDAFVEHRYLLFMKLAALQLMQQKASKIENPTSLENGSLPSSESKPEDPLGSEAGSEEEGSNASGLARVKELAETIASDDGADPRSREVIRNACKAVGSISSTAFDVRFNPDIFSPGVRFPESCQEEVRDQKQLLKDAAAFLLSCQIPGLVKDCTDHVVLPMDGATLSEVMRQRGINMRYLGKVLDLVLRSPARDQLDHIYKIGIGELITRSAKHIFKTYLQGVELSGLSAAISHFLNCFLSSYPNPVAHLPADELVSKKRNRRRKNRPPGAADNTAWAVMTPQELWKNICQEAKNYFDFSLECETVDQVVETYGLQKITLLREISLKTGIQILLKEYSFDSRHKPAFTEEDVLNIFPVVKHVNPKASDAFHFFQSGQAKVQQGFLKEGCELINEALNLFNNVYGAMHVEICACLRLLARLHYIMGDYAEALSNQQKAVLMSERVMGIEHPNTIQEYMHLALYCFASSQLSTALSLLYRARYLTLLVFGEDHPEMALLDNNIGLVLHGVMEYDLSLRFLENALAVSTKYHGPKSLKVALSHHLVARVYESKAEFRSALQHEKEGYTIYKTQLGEDHEKTKESSEYLKCLTQQAVALQRTMNEIYRNGSSANIPPLKFTAPSMASVLEQLNVINGILFIPLSQKDLENLKAEVARRHQLQEASKSRDKAEEPMATEPEPAAAPEDAASQPQAAKDPPSPSLQG
- the CLUH gene encoding clustered mitochondria protein homolog isoform X1, whose translation is MVIKTDELPAAAPADSAREPNSQAGGKGRPGAAELPSVMLLNGDCPESLKKEEGAPEPPRENGLDEAEPGEETTGQEVIVIQDTGFSVKILAPGIEPFSLQVSPQEMVQEIHQVLMDREDTCHRTCFSLHLDGNMLDHFSELRSVEGLQEGSVLRVVEEPYTVREARIHVRHVRDLLKSLDPSDAFNGVDCNSLSFLSVFTDGDLGDSGKRKKGLEMDPIDCTPPEYILPGSRERPLCPLQPQNRDWKPLQCLKVLTMSGWNPPPGNRKMHGDLMYLFVITAEDRQVSITASTRGFYLNQSTAYHFNPKPASPRFLSHSLVELLNQISPTFKKNFAVLQKKRVQRHPFERIATPFQVYSWTAPQAEHAMDCVRAEDAYTSRLGYEEHIPGQTRDWNEELQTTRELPRKNLPERLLRERAIFKVHSDFTAAATRGAMAVIDGNVMAINPSEETKMQMFIWNNIFFSLGFDVRDHYKDFGGDVAAYVAPANDLNGVRTYNAVDVEGLYTLGTVVVDYRGYRVTAQSIIPGILERDQEQSVIYGSIDFGKTVVSHPRYLELLERTSRPLKILRHRVLNDRDEEVELCSSVECKGIIGNDGRHYILDLLRTFPPDLNFLPVPGERLPEECTRAGFPRTHRHKLCCLRQELVDAFVEHRYLLFMKLAALQLMQQKASKIENPTSLENGSLPSSESKPEDPLGSEAGSEEEGSNASGLARVKELAETIASDDGAADPRSREVIRNACKAVGSISSTAFDVRFNPDIFSPGVRFPESCQEEVRDQKQLLKDAAAFLLSCQIPGLVKDCTDHVVLPMDGATLSEVMRQRGINMRYLGKVLDLVLRSPARDQLDHIYKIGIGELITRSAKHIFKTYLQGVELSGLSAAISHFLNCFLSSYPNPVAHLPADELVSKKRNRRRKNRPPGAADNTAWAVMTPQELWKNICQEAKNYFDFSLECETVDQVVETYGLQKITLLREISLKTGIQILLKEYSFDSRHKPAFTEEDVLNIFPVVKHVNPKASDAFHFFQSGQAKVQQGFLKEGCELINEALNLFNNVYGAMHVEICACLRLLARLHYIMGDYAEALSNQQKAVLMSERVMGIEHPNTIQEYMHLALYCFASSQLSTALSLLYRARYLTLLVFGEDHPEMALLDNNIGLVLHGVMEYDLSLRFLENALAVSTKYHGPKSLKVALSHHLVARVYESKAEFRSALQHEKEGYTIYKTQLGEDHEKTKESSEYLKCLTQQAVALQRTMNEIYRNGSSANIPPLKFTAPSMASVLEQLNVINGILFIPLSQKDLENLKAEVARRHQLQEASKSRDKAEEPMATEPEPAAAPEDAASQPQAAKDPPSPSLQG